A section of the Pseudomonadota bacterium genome encodes:
- a CDS encoding endonuclease domain-containing protein, with protein sequence MPREDQLTRLLNLCQSELERKWARMVDRMGLKLPSDAQRLVESCGVRPDFLYRDEGVAIFIDGPPHDTPEQRAKDDEQQDALEDHGLTVIRFHHTEEWEPILRRYPTLFGTPAAASEPAPAPSSGDGFDPEDSR encoded by the coding sequence CCCGCCTGCTCAACCTCTGCCAGTCGGAGCTCGAGCGCAAGTGGGCGCGCATGGTCGACCGCATGGGGCTCAAGCTCCCCAGCGACGCGCAGCGGCTCGTCGAGAGCTGCGGTGTACGGCCGGACTTCCTGTACCGCGATGAAGGTGTGGCCATCTTCATCGATGGTCCACCGCACGACACGCCGGAGCAACGAGCGAAGGATGATGAGCAGCAGGATGCTCTCGAAGACCACGGTCTGACGGTCATCCGCTTTCACCACACCGAGGAGTGGGAGCCGATCCTTAGACGTTACCCGACCCTGTTCGGAACGCCGGCGGCGGCCTCCGAGCCGGCGCCGGCTCCCTCGTCGGGTGATGGGTTCGATCCGGAGGACTCGCGATGA
- a CDS encoding ATP-dependent helicase produces MSFDVGALVKARGREWVVLPESNDDPDMLILRPLGGTEDEVTGIYLPIEQVEPAKFDLPDPASDMGNHLSCGLLRDAVRLGFRSGAGPFRSLARIAVESRPYQLVPL; encoded by the coding sequence ATGAGCTTCGACGTGGGCGCGCTGGTAAAGGCTCGCGGGCGCGAGTGGGTCGTGTTGCCCGAGAGCAATGACGATCCCGACATGTTGATTCTGCGACCTCTCGGTGGGACCGAAGACGAGGTCACCGGGATCTACCTGCCCATCGAGCAGGTGGAACCGGCCAAGTTCGATCTGCCCGATCCGGCCAGCGACATGGGGAACCATCTGTCCTGCGGCTTGCTTCGCGATGCGGTGCGCCTCGGGTTCCGCTCGGGCGCTGGTCCGTTTCGTTCGCTCGCGAGGATTGCCGTCGAGTCGCGCCCCTACCAGCTCGTGCCCCTCC